In Kiritimatiellia bacterium, a genomic segment contains:
- the cmk gene encoding (d)CMP kinase: MPSIQVAIDGPSASGKSTVARAVARQLGFVYVDSGMFYRALTRAVLRRGWRGNDPAVVIETMRLCRWETRLEDGAVKLFLDGEGAGPELRTPEVAEAVSDVAAIPEVRRFIVARLRETRAFGPLVMEGRDIGTVVFPDAAFKFYLDADPAERARRRSLDIAQMGAAADVEDVRQSLERRDRRDRTRPEAPLQVALGAEVLDTTRMTVEEVVQRIVSRVRAGLSSA; the protein is encoded by the coding sequence ATGCCGTCCATTCAGGTGGCGATTGACGGCCCGTCCGCGTCGGGGAAGTCCACCGTCGCTCGCGCGGTGGCGCGGCAGCTGGGGTTTGTGTACGTCGACTCCGGGATGTTCTATCGTGCGCTGACCAGGGCGGTGTTGCGGCGGGGGTGGCGCGGGAATGATCCGGCCGTGGTGATCGAAACGATGCGCCTGTGCCGCTGGGAAACTCGCCTTGAAGATGGCGCGGTGAAGCTTTTTCTGGACGGGGAAGGGGCGGGGCCGGAACTTCGTACGCCGGAGGTGGCGGAAGCGGTCTCAGATGTGGCGGCGATCCCGGAGGTGAGGCGGTTCATCGTCGCCCGCTTGCGCGAAACGCGCGCGTTCGGCCCCCTGGTGATGGAAGGTCGTGACATTGGCACAGTGGTGTTCCCGGATGCGGCCTTCAAGTTTTATCTCGACGCGGACCCTGCCGAGCGGGCGCGGCGTCGCTCGCTCGATATTGCGCAGATGGGCGCCGCGGCGGATGTGGAGGATGTGCGGCAGTCGCTGGAGCGTCGTGACCGGCGGGATCGAACGCGTCCGGAGGCGCCGCTGCAGGTGGCGCTGGGCGCAGAGGTGCTGGACACGACCCGGATGACCGTTGAAGAGGTCGTGCAGCGGATCGTTTCGAGGGTTCGCGCTGGACTGTCGAGCGCATGA
- the aroA gene encoding 3-phosphoshikimate 1-carboxyvinyltransferase, producing the protein MSTGGEMCWRVEPCERVSGEVHVPGDKSISHRLAMVCGAGQGVARIQHFLRSEDCLRTVAAMESLGARARFEGDALLIEGAGGELRAPIGELDLGNSGTGIRLLTGLIAGHPIEAVLTGDASVRSRPMRRIQEPLQRMGAKVELLGVDGRAPIRVRGGHLRAIEYAPPVASAQVKSCVLLAGLRAEGRTRVVEPMPTRDHTERLLRAMGLPVSSDGDRVVELSGSGGRPVTAGGGEWEVPGDISSAAFWVVAAAVRPGGEVVVRNVGLNPRRTAVLEVLRRMGAEVRIQPAIGAAAEWEPRGDVVVRGCRLRGTVIGGAEIPNLIDELPVLSVAGALAEGETVIRDAAELRVKESDRIATMAAGLRAMGVEVIERPDGMVVRGGGRIRASDCLHSRGDHRVAMSLAVLCLFADGPCTVHDVACVDTSYPGFAADLACLTGHRG; encoded by the coding sequence ATGAGCACGGGCGGCGAAATGTGCTGGAGGGTGGAGCCATGCGAGCGAGTGTCGGGCGAAGTACACGTGCCCGGCGACAAAAGCATCTCCCACCGGCTTGCGATGGTGTGCGGCGCGGGGCAAGGTGTGGCGCGAATCCAGCACTTTCTGCGCAGTGAGGATTGCCTGCGGACGGTTGCGGCGATGGAGTCGCTCGGCGCCCGCGCGCGCTTTGAGGGGGACGCGCTGCTGATCGAAGGGGCAGGGGGTGAACTGAGAGCTCCGATCGGAGAGCTCGATCTTGGGAATTCCGGCACGGGCATCCGGCTTCTGACCGGATTGATTGCGGGCCATCCGATCGAGGCCGTGCTGACGGGCGATGCGTCCGTTCGTTCTCGTCCGATGCGCCGGATCCAGGAACCGTTACAGCGGATGGGGGCGAAGGTGGAGCTGCTGGGGGTGGATGGACGCGCGCCCATCCGCGTACGGGGTGGGCATTTGCGGGCGATCGAGTATGCGCCGCCAGTCGCCTCCGCTCAGGTGAAGTCCTGCGTGTTGCTGGCGGGTCTTCGCGCCGAGGGACGGACGCGCGTAGTGGAACCGATGCCTACGCGCGACCACACGGAGCGTCTTCTGCGAGCGATGGGCCTGCCGGTCAGCAGCGATGGTGACCGGGTGGTGGAACTGAGCGGATCGGGGGGGCGGCCTGTTACCGCGGGTGGGGGTGAGTGGGAAGTGCCGGGCGACATCTCCTCCGCGGCGTTCTGGGTTGTTGCCGCCGCGGTGCGGCCGGGAGGCGAGGTGGTAGTCCGCAACGTGGGGCTCAATCCCCGACGCACCGCCGTGTTGGAGGTGCTGCGACGGATGGGCGCGGAGGTACGGATTCAACCGGCCATTGGTGCGGCGGCGGAGTGGGAGCCCCGAGGTGATGTGGTGGTGCGGGGCTGTCGCCTGCGGGGGACGGTCATTGGCGGCGCGGAAATCCCCAACCTCATCGACGAATTGCCAGTTCTCTCGGTGGCGGGTGCGCTGGCGGAGGGGGAGACGGTGATTCGGGACGCGGCAGAGCTGCGAGTGAAGGAATCGGATCGGATCGCGACGATGGCGGCGGGGCTGCGGGCGATGGGGGTGGAGGTGATCGAGCGGCCGGACGGAATGGTGGTGCGGGGCGGTGGGCGGATCCGCGCGTCGGACTGCTTGCACAGCCGCGGCGATCACCGCGTCGCGATGTCGCTGGCGGTGCTATGCCTGTTTGCGGACGGCCCCTGCACGGTGCATGACGTCGCGTGTGTGGACACGTCGTATCCCGGCTTTGCGGCTGACCTGGCATGTTTGACTGGACATCGCGGGTGA
- the pheA gene encoding prephenate dehydratase, whose translation MNLDELRRRIDELDRQLVALLNERTRVAIEIGRIKRERGESIFAPDRETQVLDRTRAVNEGPLSDASLQAIYREIMSAAIALQRPLNIAYLGPPATFTHQAARMRFGASVQYSSCDTISDVFTSVEKGRADYGVVPIENSTEGAVTHTLDELAETSLKIVAEVYLPISHHLLAKCPKEQIRKIYSKPEVFGQCRRFLQSEMAGVDLVPVSSTARAAEMAAAEAGAGALAGAQAAETYGLDIVASEVQDLRGNTTRFLVVGAACGKPTGHDRTSLLFSVQHRVGALHRALAAFSEHGVNLCKIESRPNRSAAWEYYFYVDVEGHMEDPPVAAAIKQLERECTVLRVLGSYPRAWDRGE comes from the coding sequence ATGAACCTCGACGAATTGCGCCGTCGGATTGACGAACTGGACCGCCAGCTCGTGGCGCTGTTGAACGAGCGCACGCGCGTGGCGATCGAGATCGGCCGCATCAAGCGGGAGCGCGGGGAGTCTATTTTTGCGCCCGACCGCGAAACACAAGTGCTCGACCGCACGCGGGCAGTGAACGAAGGCCCGCTTTCCGACGCGTCGCTGCAGGCAATCTACCGGGAGATCATGTCGGCCGCGATCGCGCTGCAGCGGCCTCTGAACATCGCGTACCTGGGGCCGCCGGCGACGTTTACGCACCAGGCGGCCCGGATGCGTTTCGGTGCGAGTGTGCAGTACAGCTCCTGCGACACGATCAGTGACGTGTTCACGTCGGTGGAGAAGGGCCGGGCGGATTACGGTGTCGTCCCGATCGAAAATTCTACGGAGGGGGCGGTGACGCACACGTTGGACGAGCTGGCGGAAACCTCGTTGAAGATCGTTGCGGAGGTGTATCTGCCGATTTCGCATCATCTACTGGCGAAGTGTCCGAAGGAACAGATTCGAAAAATCTACAGCAAACCGGAAGTGTTCGGGCAGTGCCGTCGTTTTCTGCAGTCGGAGATGGCGGGTGTGGACCTGGTGCCGGTATCGAGCACCGCGCGGGCGGCGGAGATGGCGGCGGCGGAGGCCGGCGCGGGCGCGTTGGCCGGCGCGCAGGCGGCAGAGACCTACGGCCTGGACATTGTCGCCTCGGAGGTGCAGGACCTGCGGGGGAATACGACGCGGTTCCTGGTGGTGGGTGCCGCGTGTGGCAAGCCGACCGGACATGATCGGACGTCGCTGCTGTTCTCGGTGCAGCATCGCGTGGGCGCGCTGCACCGGGCGTTGGCCGCCTTCAGCGAGCATGGCGTCAACCTGTGCAAGATCGAATCGCGACCGAACCGCTCGGCGGCGTGGGAGTACTACTTCTACGTCGATGTGGAGGGGCATATGGAGGATCCGCCGGTCGCTGCCGCGATCAAGCAGCTGGAACGGGAATGCACAGTGCTGCGCGTGCTGGGTTCGTATCCGCGGGCATGGGATCGGGGAGAGTGA
- the hisC gene encoding histidinol-phosphate transaminase: protein MIPIPDRVRRLAVYEPGRPIEEVAREQGFADAAGIVKLASNENALGPSPRARRAIRAAAVRAHLYPDGGAFALREALARRFCVPPDCVAVGHGSNELIALLAQALLEPGDSIVASQCAFVVYRLVAELFGARTIETPMRAFTHDLDAMAGAVEPRTKLIFVANPNNPTGTMVGAEEIDRLIRRTPSDVLVVLDEAYIELLPPERQPDTIRYVREGRPVMVLRTFSKTYGLAGLRIGYGLGPPEVVDALNRVRQPFNVNSVAQAAALAALEDEEHVERTRRMVAAGLAQWAAGCRRLGLETVPSVANFLLVRVGCGRAVFEALQRRGVIVRPMDGYGLPEYVRVTVGTRRQNRVALRALAEVIAQGVRA, encoded by the coding sequence ATGATTCCGATTCCCGATCGAGTTCGTCGGCTCGCAGTCTATGAACCTGGTCGGCCAATCGAGGAGGTGGCGCGGGAGCAGGGTTTCGCGGACGCGGCGGGCATTGTGAAGCTCGCGTCGAACGAGAACGCTCTGGGGCCGTCACCGCGGGCGCGGCGGGCGATCCGCGCGGCGGCTGTGCGCGCCCATTTGTATCCCGACGGCGGTGCGTTTGCATTGCGCGAGGCGCTCGCCCGGCGCTTCTGCGTGCCGCCCGACTGCGTTGCGGTCGGGCATGGCAGTAACGAGCTGATCGCGCTGCTGGCGCAGGCGCTGCTGGAGCCCGGCGATTCGATCGTCGCCTCGCAGTGTGCGTTCGTCGTGTACCGGCTGGTGGCGGAGCTGTTTGGTGCGCGGACGATCGAGACGCCGATGCGTGCGTTCACTCACGATCTCGACGCGATGGCCGGGGCCGTGGAGCCGCGGACGAAACTGATCTTCGTTGCGAATCCGAACAATCCGACCGGCACGATGGTAGGGGCGGAGGAGATTGACCGGCTGATCCGGCGCACGCCGTCCGACGTACTGGTGGTGCTCGACGAGGCGTACATCGAGCTGCTGCCTCCGGAGCGTCAACCGGACACCATCCGGTATGTTCGGGAAGGGCGGCCGGTGATGGTGCTGCGGACTTTTTCGAAGACCTACGGGTTGGCCGGGCTGCGAATCGGCTACGGCCTCGGGCCGCCGGAGGTGGTGGACGCGCTGAATCGTGTGCGTCAGCCGTTCAATGTGAACTCGGTCGCGCAGGCCGCGGCGCTGGCGGCGCTGGAGGACGAGGAGCACGTCGAGCGGACCCGCCGGATGGTGGCCGCAGGCCTTGCCCAGTGGGCGGCGGGGTGCCGGCGTCTGGGGCTGGAGACGGTGCCGTCTGTTGCGAACTTTCTGTTGGTGAGAGTGGGCTGTGGCCGGGCAGTGTTCGAGGCATTGCAGCGCCGCGGGGTGATTGTGCGTCCGATGGACGGATACGGCCTGCCCGAGTATGTTCGGGTGACGGTCGGCACGCGGCGGCAGAATCGGGTGGCGCTGCGTGCGCTGGCCGAGGTGATCGCCCAGGGGGTTCGCGCGTGA
- a CDS encoding segregation/condensation protein A produces the protein MSPVGRDYKVRLEVFEGPLDLLLYLIRREELNIYDIPIERITTQYLEYLDMMRMLDLSIAGEFLVMAATLMMIKSRMLLPPEERTPEAGEEEEPDPRWDLVRRLVEYKKFKDAARFLEAMERRQSDVFTRHDAMVSDADAPVGPPTLADVSIFDLLGAFQSALKRIGANEDLREIFAERYTVGEKIDQLLELLAERGELSLSKLFEQMRSRAEIVVTFLAVLELIRLQQVEAVQSAAFDEIVIRRTADAAVAAGTGGDD, from the coding sequence ATGTCGCCGGTCGGTCGGGATTACAAGGTGCGCCTCGAAGTGTTTGAGGGTCCGCTCGACCTTCTCCTTTATCTCATTCGCCGCGAGGAGCTCAACATCTACGACATCCCGATCGAACGTATCACCACGCAGTACCTCGAATACCTGGACATGATGCGGATGCTGGACCTGTCCATTGCGGGGGAGTTTTTGGTGATGGCGGCGACGTTGATGATGATCAAAAGCCGGATGTTATTGCCCCCGGAAGAACGAACGCCAGAAGCGGGGGAGGAGGAGGAGCCCGATCCCCGGTGGGATCTGGTGCGGCGTCTGGTGGAGTACAAGAAGTTTAAAGATGCGGCCCGGTTTCTGGAGGCCATGGAGCGGCGTCAGTCCGATGTGTTCACACGACACGACGCGATGGTGTCGGACGCGGACGCGCCGGTCGGTCCGCCGACGCTCGCGGACGTCAGCATCTTTGATCTGCTCGGCGCATTTCAGTCTGCGCTCAAACGCATCGGTGCGAACGAGGACCTCCGCGAAATTTTCGCGGAGCGGTACACGGTGGGGGAGAAGATTGATCAGCTGCTCGAGCTGCTGGCGGAACGGGGGGAGCTTTCGCTGTCGAAGTTGTTCGAACAGATGCGGTCCCGGGCAGAGATCGTGGTGACGTTTCTGGCGGTGCTGGAGCTGATCCGGCTGCAGCAGGTCGAGGCGGTGCAGAGTGCCGCGTTCGATGAGATTGTGATCCGGCGAACGGCGGACGCTGCGGTGGCGGCGGGGACGGGTGGCGATGACTGA
- the scpB gene encoding SMC-Scp complex subunit ScpB: MTEGAAIPELKAIVGALLFVSRTPISVDRLAQVFRQTAERLGGVAAGFAEVGREEIVAAIEAVRKDLATAGVGLRVAEVAQGYRIESEPACGPWVRVHLDRLRPQRLSPPALETLAIIAYRQPVTRAEIEAVRGVAVDQILRNLLDLQLIRVTGRSDLPGRPWLFGTTQRFLEHFGLNRIDDLPGVDELRRREAGYGGPPEAASTATAGGPEESAVAEARTKGESSG, encoded by the coding sequence ATGACTGAAGGCGCGGCGATTCCGGAGCTGAAGGCGATCGTTGGCGCGCTGCTGTTCGTGTCGCGCACGCCGATTTCGGTGGACCGACTGGCGCAGGTGTTTCGTCAGACTGCCGAGCGGCTGGGCGGTGTGGCCGCGGGCTTTGCCGAGGTGGGGCGCGAGGAAATCGTTGCCGCGATCGAGGCGGTGCGGAAGGATCTGGCGACGGCGGGCGTGGGGCTGAGGGTTGCGGAGGTCGCGCAAGGGTATCGGATCGAAAGCGAACCGGCATGCGGGCCGTGGGTGCGTGTGCATCTGGACCGTTTGCGTCCCCAACGTTTGTCTCCACCGGCGCTGGAGACGCTGGCGATCATTGCGTACCGCCAGCCGGTCACGCGGGCGGAGATCGAGGCTGTTCGGGGCGTTGCGGTGGACCAGATTTTGCGCAACCTGCTCGACCTTCAACTGATCCGGGTGACCGGCCGCAGCGACCTACCGGGGCGACCGTGGCTGTTTGGCACTACGCAGCGATTTCTCGAGCATTTCGGGCTGAACCGAATCGATGATCTTCCGGGGGTTGACGAGCTGCGCCGTCGGGAGGCGGGGTACGGGGGGCCGCCGGAGGCGGCGTCGACGGCGACGGCGGGCGGACCGGAGGAGTCTGCGGTGGCGGAGGCGAGGACAAAGGGGGAGTCGAGCGGATGA
- a CDS encoding 1-acyl-sn-glycerol-3-phosphate acyltransferase: MSGRGPFVYRAGRALCRLYFRLVHHLRAEGMEHVPAEGPCIIAANHASVLDPPLLGCAIPHRVVHYLAKSELFQPPWGWLLRAVGAVPVERGKGDVGAIRRALELLRAGHVLGLFPEGTRSPDGQLQPPKRGIGFLVAKAAVPVVPAWIEGTFEAWPKGAGRPRLGRPVAVHYGEAIRPEEISARATGAQAYERVAELVMERIRVLSECCGTALS; encoded by the coding sequence ATGAGCGGGCGCGGTCCTTTCGTCTATCGGGCGGGCCGGGCGCTGTGCCGTTTGTATTTCCGGCTCGTTCATCACCTCCGCGCCGAGGGGATGGAGCACGTCCCGGCGGAAGGACCGTGCATCATCGCGGCAAACCATGCCAGCGTGCTGGATCCGCCGCTGCTCGGCTGTGCGATCCCGCACCGCGTCGTGCACTACCTGGCGAAATCCGAGCTGTTTCAGCCTCCATGGGGATGGCTGCTGCGCGCGGTTGGTGCAGTGCCGGTGGAACGCGGCAAAGGGGATGTCGGTGCGATCCGCCGGGCGCTCGAGCTATTGCGAGCAGGGCATGTGTTGGGCCTGTTCCCGGAGGGCACACGCTCTCCGGATGGGCAACTGCAGCCGCCGAAGCGAGGGATCGGGTTCCTTGTCGCCAAAGCGGCGGTGCCGGTAGTTCCGGCGTGGATTGAAGGAACGTTTGAGGCGTGGCCAAAAGGGGCGGGTCGCCCTCGACTCGGCCGGCCGGTTGCGGTGCACTATGGCGAGGCGATCCGGCCGGAAGAAATCTCCGCACGGGCGACGGGGGCGCAGGCCTATGAGCGTGTCGCGGAGCTGGTGATGGAGAGAATCCGAGTTCTCTCGGAATGTTGCGGCACCGCGTTGAGCTGA
- a CDS encoding prephenate dehydrogenase, with protein MALPRTVAVIGLGLMGGSLAMALRRRGAARRVVGSSRRAEVRAAAVAAGAVDAAFESPEAAAEGADVAVVCAPVCVIPELVARIAPVLKRGGLLTDVGSTKRWVLERSQAAARAAGVAMVGSHPIAGSEQQGFDAARPDLYEGAVTVVVTDGAERADLERTERLWRAVGARVVRMSAAEHDRWIARTSHLPHLAAALVARCAARDGGDPQRIRALIGPGFRDTTRVAGGSPDLWRDIVETNRDAIEGELDCLARGVAELRAAVGRGAFAEVRALLEEGRRARAELLRGAISGDEAVE; from the coding sequence ATGGCGCTGCCGCGAACGGTTGCGGTGATCGGGCTGGGTCTAATGGGCGGCTCGCTGGCGATGGCGTTGCGGCGGCGCGGCGCGGCGCGCCGGGTGGTTGGCAGTTCGCGGCGGGCGGAGGTCCGAGCCGCGGCGGTCGCAGCGGGCGCGGTGGATGCGGCGTTTGAATCGCCGGAGGCAGCGGCGGAGGGGGCGGACGTGGCGGTGGTGTGCGCGCCGGTCTGCGTGATTCCGGAGCTCGTTGCGCGGATCGCACCGGTATTGAAGCGCGGAGGATTGCTCACCGACGTTGGCAGCACGAAGCGGTGGGTGTTGGAGCGGTCGCAGGCCGCCGCGCGGGCCGCCGGTGTTGCGATGGTGGGCAGCCATCCGATTGCCGGCTCGGAGCAGCAGGGATTCGACGCGGCCCGACCGGATCTATATGAGGGGGCAGTGACGGTGGTGGTGACCGACGGCGCGGAGCGCGCGGATCTCGAGCGGACGGAGCGACTGTGGCGCGCGGTCGGTGCCCGGGTCGTCCGGATGAGCGCGGCGGAGCACGACCGCTGGATTGCGCGCACCAGTCATTTGCCGCATCTGGCCGCCGCGCTGGTCGCTCGCTGCGCCGCCCGGGACGGGGGTGACCCGCAGAGGATCAGGGCGCTGATCGGCCCCGGGTTCCGCGATACGACGCGGGTGGCGGGGGGATCACCGGATCTTTGGCGTGACATCGTGGAGACCAATCGCGACGCGATCGAGGGGGAGCTGGACTGTCTTGCGCGCGGCGTGGCGGAGCTGCGGGCTGCGGTGGGCCGAGGCGCGTTCGCGGAGGTTCGGGCGCTGCTCGAGGAGGGGCGACGCGCCCGGGCCGAGCTGCTGCGCGGAGCCATCAGCGGAGACGAGGCGGTGGAATGA
- the aroF gene encoding 3-deoxy-7-phosphoheptulonate synthase gives MIIVMKQGAAERDVAHVCERVRECGLEPHVSRGTERTIIGVIGDEARIREQPIEAMPGVERVMSVVKPYRLASLEARPQGTRVTIGPARAGEAPVEVGGVRVVVIAGPCSIEGREMLFDLAAAARAAGAAALRAGAFKPRTSPYAFQGLGVEGLRLLREVRTAIGLPVVTEVMDPRDVELVADVADVLQVGARNMQNFTLLKAVGRSGRPVLLKRGLANTIEELLMSAEYVLAQGNPNVILCERGIRTFERATRNTLDLSAVPVLHRESHLPVVVDPSHGTGHWDLVAPMARAAVAAGADGIMVEIHRCPERALSDGEQALLPDTFEQLMRQIAGVAAAIGRSV, from the coding sequence GTGATCATTGTGATGAAGCAGGGCGCGGCGGAACGGGATGTCGCGCACGTTTGTGAGCGGGTCCGCGAATGCGGGCTGGAGCCGCACGTAAGTCGAGGCACCGAGCGCACGATCATCGGGGTGATCGGCGACGAGGCGAGGATTCGCGAGCAGCCGATCGAGGCGATGCCGGGCGTGGAGCGGGTGATGAGTGTGGTGAAGCCCTACCGCCTGGCGAGCCTCGAGGCACGGCCGCAGGGCACGAGGGTGACGATCGGTCCGGCGCGCGCCGGCGAGGCACCGGTGGAGGTTGGGGGCGTGCGCGTGGTGGTGATCGCCGGGCCATGCTCGATCGAGGGCCGGGAGATGCTGTTCGACCTCGCTGCTGCGGCGCGGGCAGCGGGGGCGGCGGCGTTGCGGGCGGGTGCGTTCAAGCCCCGGACCTCACCGTATGCGTTTCAAGGACTGGGCGTGGAGGGGCTTCGGCTGTTGCGCGAAGTGCGCACGGCCATCGGTCTGCCGGTGGTCACCGAGGTGATGGATCCGCGCGACGTGGAGCTCGTCGCCGATGTCGCGGACGTACTGCAGGTCGGTGCGCGCAACATGCAGAATTTCACGCTGCTGAAGGCGGTGGGGCGATCGGGCCGGCCGGTGCTGTTGAAGCGGGGGCTGGCGAACACGATCGAGGAGCTGTTGATGAGCGCCGAGTACGTGCTCGCGCAGGGCAATCCGAACGTGATCCTGTGTGAACGCGGCATCCGGACGTTCGAACGTGCGACGCGCAACACGCTAGACCTGAGCGCGGTGCCGGTGCTGCATCGGGAGTCCCATTTGCCGGTGGTGGTGGATCCGAGCCACGGTACGGGCCACTGGGATCTGGTGGCGCCGATGGCGCGCGCGGCGGTGGCGGCCGGTGCCGACGGCATCATGGTCGAGATTCACCGATGCCCCGAACGGGCGCTCTCGGATGGGGAACAGGCGCTGCTGCCTGACACGTTCGAGCAGCTGATGCGCCAGATCGCGGGCGTTGCCGCGGCGATCGGCCGGTCGGTGTGA
- the nusA gene encoding transcription termination factor NusA has protein sequence MNSELQAVVENIEREHNLDRETIIRAIEEGLLVAARKSMHGAAAVRVQIDRKTLAIRMYVAKTVIASGAPAPDQIRLHDAQKIKPDAQPGETLEVEVPASQLGRIAAQSARQSILQEIRKGVRNRVYELYKNAVGTIVSGTVSGFDRRDVLVKIDDAEAVLPATERPASEQYQLNDRIQALVLAVDPTAHPMITLSRSSPDFVRRLFEREVAEIGDGTVEIRAIARDPGFRTKIAVASRDEKVDPVGACVGLRGMRVQNITRELNGERVDVVRWHADPRQFVTNALHPAKLDRVRLDEATRTAYVSVPQDQQALAIGREGKNVRLAMKLTGWQIKIEREESVPFDEKVAAAVKELAAIEGIGRQRAEALVRAGFLDLEGILAAELSDLLTVEGLDEASAEQLRKIAAAEHERRHGTISS, from the coding sequence ATGAACAGCGAGTTGCAGGCGGTGGTGGAAAACATCGAGCGGGAGCACAACCTCGATCGCGAAACCATCATCCGCGCGATCGAGGAAGGACTCCTCGTCGCCGCCCGGAAAAGCATGCACGGTGCGGCCGCCGTCCGCGTCCAGATCGACCGCAAGACGCTCGCGATCCGAATGTATGTCGCGAAGACCGTCATTGCCTCCGGAGCCCCCGCGCCCGACCAAATTCGCCTCCACGATGCGCAAAAAATCAAACCGGACGCCCAGCCCGGCGAGACCCTAGAGGTCGAAGTGCCCGCCAGCCAGCTCGGCCGCATCGCCGCGCAGTCCGCCCGGCAGTCCATCCTGCAGGAAATCCGCAAGGGCGTCCGCAACCGTGTGTACGAGTTGTACAAGAATGCGGTGGGCACCATCGTCAGCGGCACCGTTTCCGGCTTCGATCGCCGTGACGTGCTGGTGAAGATTGACGACGCGGAGGCGGTGCTGCCCGCGACGGAGCGGCCGGCCTCGGAGCAGTACCAACTCAACGACCGCATCCAGGCGCTGGTGCTGGCAGTGGATCCAACCGCTCACCCGATGATCACGCTGTCGAGATCCAGCCCCGATTTTGTCCGCCGTCTGTTCGAGCGCGAGGTTGCTGAAATCGGTGACGGCACCGTCGAAATCCGCGCAATTGCGCGCGATCCCGGCTTCCGAACCAAGATCGCGGTCGCGTCGCGCGACGAAAAGGTCGACCCGGTGGGCGCCTGCGTCGGGCTCCGCGGCATGCGGGTTCAAAACATCACCCGCGAGCTCAACGGCGAACGTGTCGACGTCGTGCGCTGGCATGCGGACCCGCGCCAGTTTGTCACCAACGCGCTGCATCCCGCAAAGCTCGACCGAGTGCGGCTCGACGAGGCAACCCGGACCGCTTACGTCAGCGTGCCGCAGGACCAGCAGGCGCTCGCAATCGGCCGCGAAGGCAAAAATGTGCGGCTCGCAATGAAGCTGACCGGCTGGCAGATCAAAATCGAGCGCGAAGAGTCGGTGCCGTTCGACGAAAAAGTCGCCGCCGCGGTCAAGGAGCTGGCGGCCATTGAAGGCATCGGGCGCCAGCGGGCGGAAGCGCTGGTCCGGGCGGGCTTCCTCGACCTGGAAGGCATTCTCGCCGCGGAACTTTCGGATCTGCTCACCGTGGAGGGGTTAGACGAAGCGTCGGCGGAGCAGTTGCGCAAAATTGCGGCGGCCGAACATGAGCGCCGACATGGAACCATCTCGTCATGA
- the trpS gene encoding tryptophan--tRNA ligase, giving the protein MRVLSGIQPSGRLHLGNYFGMMRPALELQAGNETFLFIANYHALTTVHDAAALRAATVEVALDFLACGLDPERTVFYRQSDVPEVCELAWLLSVVTPMGLLERCHSYKDKLAKGVPASHGLFAYPVLMAADILAVQAEVVPVGRDQKQHVEVTRDIAIKFNREFGEVFRIPEPLIREEVAVVPGIDGQKMSKSYGNTIELFGDPAETRRRVMRIVTDSTPVEAPKDPERCTVFALYRLLATDEEREAMAARYRSGGFGYAAAKQALADKIEEWFGPLRRRRQELAARPDEVETVLRRGAERARAVARTTLAAARRAVGLE; this is encoded by the coding sequence ATGAGAGTGTTGTCCGGCATTCAGCCATCCGGGCGGCTGCATCTCGGAAACTACTTCGGGATGATGCGGCCGGCGCTGGAACTGCAGGCGGGGAACGAAACGTTTCTGTTCATCGCGAACTACCATGCGCTGACGACGGTGCATGATGCGGCCGCGCTGCGGGCGGCGACGGTGGAGGTGGCGCTGGATTTTCTCGCCTGCGGTCTTGATCCGGAGCGGACCGTCTTTTATCGCCAGAGCGATGTGCCGGAGGTCTGCGAGCTGGCGTGGCTGCTGTCGGTGGTGACGCCGATGGGGCTGCTGGAGCGATGTCATTCCTACAAGGACAAGCTCGCAAAGGGGGTACCGGCGAGCCATGGGCTATTTGCGTATCCGGTATTGATGGCGGCGGACATTCTCGCGGTGCAGGCGGAGGTCGTGCCGGTCGGACGTGACCAGAAGCAGCACGTCGAGGTGACTCGCGACATCGCCATCAAGTTCAATCGCGAGTTTGGCGAGGTGTTTCGGATTCCCGAGCCGCTGATCCGTGAGGAGGTCGCGGTGGTGCCGGGGATTGACGGCCAGAAAATGTCGAAGTCGTACGGCAACACGATCGAGCTGTTTGGTGATCCCGCCGAAACGCGGAGACGGGTCATGCGGATCGTCACCGACAGTACGCCCGTCGAGGCGCCGAAGGACCCCGAGCGGTGCACGGTGTTTGCGCTGTATCGTTTGCTTGCGACGGACGAGGAGCGGGAGGCGATGGCGGCCCGATACCGGTCGGGCGGTTTCGGCTATGCCGCCGCCAAACAGGCATTGGCGGATAAGATCGAAGAGTGGTTCGGCCCGCTGAGGCGGCGCCGGCAGGAGCTCGCCGCGCGACCGGATGAGGTGGAGACGGTCTTGCGGCGCGGCGCGGAGCGGGCACGCGCGGTCGCGCGCACCACCCTCGCCGCCGCGCGGCGCGCGGTCGGGCTGGAGTAG